The Candidatus Sulfotelmatobacter sp. nucleotide sequence CACGGTGAACAGGCCGAGCACGGACGCGTGGCGGAACGCGTCCCAGTGGAACAGGCTGACGAGCGAGAAGCCGAGCGAGAGCAGCGCGAAGACGGCGGCCAGCCGAACCCGCACCGGGCGGGCCAGGGCCACGGCGCCCGCCGGGCTCACGTCGGCAGGATCAGCGGGCCCGCTCGGGTCGAGCCATTCCCCCCGTCGGCCGGGGCCTCCCCTTCGAGATGAGCGGGGTACTCGGCCGGCAGCTCGCGCAGACTCTCGACGAACAGCGGTACGTCGGCAGAAAGATTCGCGAGCGCCTCGGGCCCTTCGCCCACGCGCAGGATCTCGTAGAGCGTGGTGCGCTGGGCGGGCGTGTAGCCGGCCTCGCGAATCAGCGTCTCGATTTCGGCAACCGTGGTCTTGTTCACGTGGCCGGTGGCGAGGTGCACGTTTTCCTCGAACAGCGTGCCGCCGAAGTCATCCGCGCCGAACTGCAGCGACACCTGCCCGGTCTTCTTGCCCTCGCTGAACCACGACGCCTGGATGTGGTCGAAGTTGTCGAGGTAGAGCCGCGAGGCGGCCAGCACGCGGCAGTAGCGCGACGAGCCGGCGACGTGCTTCACCTTCGCTTCCATCGGAGTGTTGCCGCGCTTGTAGCTCCACGGCACGAACGCGGTGAAGCCGCCGGTCTCGTCCTGCAACGCGCGCACGTAGTCGAAGTGTTCGACGATCTCTTCGTTGGTCTCGACGTGCCCGTACATCATGGTGGCGGTGGAGCGCATGCCAGCGCGATGCGCCTCGCGATGCACGTCGAGCCATGCTTCGGGCCCGCCCTTCTTGATCGAAATGCGCTTGCGCACGCGCTTCGCCAGGATCTCGGCGCCGCCGCCCGGCAGCGTGCGCTGGCCCGCTTCGACGAGTGC carries:
- the mqnC gene encoding cyclic dehypoxanthinyl futalosine synthase — encoded protein: MWSTIEAKVLRGERLSPEEGVHLLGEAPLLELGALANEMRARRTDPRVVTYVIDTNPNYTNVCTVDCHFCAFYRKPNYVGPDVYTHDVEGVMAMMERAHKLGATTVLLQGGLNPSIPWEFYPAIVREARRRYPGITPHFFSAPEIHQMVEVSGLSIRGVLDALVEAGQRTLPGGGAEILAKRVRKRISIKKGGPEAWLDVHREAHRAGMRSTATMMYGHVETNEEIVEHFDYVRALQDETGGFTAFVPWSYKRGNTPMEAKVKHVAGSSRYCRVLAASRLYLDNFDHIQASWFSEGKKTGQVSLQFGADDFGGTLFEENVHLATGHVNKTTVAEIETLIREAGYTPAQRTTLYEILRVGEGPEALANLSADVPLFVESLRELPAEYPAHLEGEAPADGGNGSTRAGPLILPT